GGCTCAAGGCCGCGGTGGAGGTCCGGATCCGACGGGGCCCAGAGGGCACGGTGGTGGCCCAGGGGATCGAGCCCGGCCGGACCCTGCCCCGGGGGGCCCAGGTGCCCCTGGTCGTGAGCCGGGGCCCCCGGCCCGTTCGGTGGCGCATGCCCCGGCTGGCCGGCCTGCCCCTGGCCGAGGCCCTGGACCGCATCGACCGCATGGGGCTGCGGGTGGGCCGGATCGAGGAGGTGGAGCTGCTCGACCCCACCCAGGCGGGGCGGATCGTGGCCCAGGACCCCCTTCCGGGGTTTCCGGCCGAGGCCGGGGCCGCGGTGGCCCTCACCGTGGCCGGCACGGCCCCTGCCGTGGGGTTCAGTCGGGCCCTGTACCTGTTCCACGCCGTGCCCCCCGGGTTCGGGAAGGCCCGGGTCCAGCTGATCTGGCGATCGGGCGGCCGAACCTGGACCGTCTGGGACGACTGGGTGCCCCGGGGCCGGGTGGTCCGGGTGGCCGTGCCGGCCGGCCTGGCCGACCGGGCCGAGCTCCGGGTGGACGGCCGGGTGGTGCAGACCGCCTCGGCGGCCGACCTGGGGCCTTGACGACCGGCGCCCCCGCACTGCAATCTGACGATCGCCCCTTTCTTTCCGGAGTCCTCCCCCATGCCAATCATCGCTCCCAGCATCCTCTCCGCCGACTTCGGCCGGCTGGCCGACGAGGTCCGGGCCGTGGACCGGGCCGGGGCCGACTGGATCCACGTGGACGTGATGGACGGCCGGTTCGTGCCGAACCTGACCATCGGCCCGCCGGTGGTTCGGGCGGTTCGGGCGGCCACCGACAAGCCCTTGGACGTGCACCTGATGATCGTGGAGCCCGAGCGCTACGTGCCCGCGTTCGCCGAGGCCGGGGCCGACGTGCTCACGGTGCACGCCGAGGCATGCCCCCACCTGCACCGGAACCTCCAGCAGATCCGGGACCTGGGCCGGAAGGCCGGGGTGAGCCTGAACCCCTCGACCCCGGTGTGCGCGGTGGAGCACGTGCTCGACCTGGTGGACCTGGTGCTGGTGATGAGCGTGAACCCGGGGTTCGGGGGTCAGTCGTTCCTGGACCTGGCCGTTCCCAAGATCGAGCGGCTGCGCCGCATGGCCGACGAGCGGGGCCTTTCGTTCCACATCGAGGTGGACGGGGGCATCACCCACCGAACGATCGGGCCGTGCGCCCGGGCCGGGGCCGACGCGTTCGTGGCCGGGTCGTACGTGTTCGGGGCCGAGGACTACGCCGGCGCGATCGAGCGGCTGCGCCGGGGCGCCTCTTGACTCCCCGGGTCGGTTTGCTAAGGTAGGGCGTTCTTTTTGCCCGGGCTTCCGGGCGGTTGTCGGGGCTTGCCCCAGGCCTTCGGAGGACGCGCTGATGGACTACAAAGAGACCCTGAACCTCCCCAAGACCGCCTTTCCCATGCGGGCCAACCTGGCCAAGCGGGAGCCGGAGATCCTCACCCGGTGGGAGGAGCAGGGGCTGTACCGCCGCATACTCGACAACTCGTCCGGCCGGCCCCTGTTCGTGCTCCACGACGGGCCCCCGTACGCCAACGGCCACATCCACATGGGCCACGCGGTCAACAAGATCCTCAAGGACATCGTGGTCAAGAGCCGGTCCATGTTCGGGTTCCACAGCCCGTACGTGCCCGGGTGGGACTGCCACGGGCTGCCCATCGAGCACCAGGTGGACAAGGAGCTCGGGTCGGAGAAGGAGACCCTCTCCAAGGCCGACGTGCGGCGGCGGTGCCGGGCCTACGCCGATCGGTTCGTGGGGATCCAGCGCGAGGAGTTCCAGCGGCTCGGCGTGTTCGGGCTGTGGGATGAGCCCTACCTCACCATGAACTACGCCTATGAGGCCCAGATCGCCCGGGAGTTCGGCCGGTTCGTGGAGGCGGGGGCCGTGTACGTGGGCCAGAAGCCGGTGTACTGGTGCGCCTCGTGCCGCACCGCCCTGGCCGAGGCCGAGGTGGAGTACGCCGAGAAGAGGAGCCCCAGCATCTACGTGAAGTTCCCGTTCGGGGGCGACCCGGCCGAGATCGACCCGGCCCTGGCGGGCAAACGGGTGTCGGTGGTGATCTGGACCACCACCCCCTGGACCATCCCGGCCAACCTGGCCGTGGCCCTGAACCCCGAGTTCGAGTACGCGGCCTACGAGGCGCCCGCGGGTTCGGGCGAGGTGTGGATCCTGGCCCGGCGGCTGGCCCCGGTGGTTCTGGAGGCGGCCGGCGTCGACGAGGGCCGGGAGCTGGTGCGGGTGGACCCCGTGGCCCTGGAGGGCAAGGCGTTCCGCCACCCCCTGTACGACCGGGACAGCGTGGTGGTGCTGGGCGACCACGTCACCCTGGAGGCCGGCACCGGGTGCGTGCACACGGCCCCGGGCCACGGCCAGGAGGACTACGAGGTGGCCCTGCGCTACGGCCTGGAGCCCTACGCCCCGGTGGACGACCGGGGCCGGTTCACGGCCGAGGTGGGGGACCGGTTCGCGGGCCGGCACGTGTTCCAGGCCAACGCCGAGGTCAACGCGGCCCTGCGCGACGCCGGGGCACTCCTCCGAGAGGAGGAGATCGAGCACTCCTACCCCCACTGCTGGCGGTGCAAGCAGCCCATCATCTTCCGGGCCACCCGCCAGTGGTTCATCTCCATGGACAAGACCGGGCTGCGGCAGAAGGCCCTGTCCGAGATCGACCGGGTCCAGTGGGTGCCGCGGTGGGGGCGGGAGCGGATCTACAACATGGTGCGCGACCGGCCGGACTGGTGCATCTCGCGCCAGCGGGCCTGGGGCGTGCCGATCACGGCGGCCCGGTGCGCCGACTGCGGCGCCACCTACCTGGACCCCCGCCTGAGCTACCGGGCGGCCGAGGTGTTCGAGAGCGAGGGCGCGGACGCCTGGTTCGAGCGGCCCCTGGAGGACTTCCTGCCCGATGGCGCGGCCTGCCCCTCGTGTGGCTCGACCCGCCTCGAGAAGGAACAGGACATCCTGGACGTGTGGTTCGACTCGGGGGTGTCGTTCGCGGCCGTGTGCGAGAAGCGGCCCGAGCTCGACAGCCCGGCCGACCTGTACCTGGAGGGCTCGGACCAGCACCGGGGCTGGTTCCACTCGAGCCTCCTGGCCGCCGTGGGCACCCGGGGCCACGCTCCGTACCGGGCCGTGCTGACCCACGGGTTCGTGGTGGACGGGCAGGGCCGCAAGATGTCCAAGAGCCAGGGCAACGTGGTCAGCCCCGACGAGGTGATCCGGCGGTACGGGGCCGAGATCCTGCGGCTCTGGGTGGCGGCCGAGGACTACCGGGACGACATCCGGATCTCCGAGGAGATCCTGAAGCGCCTGGTCGAGGCCTACCGGCGCATCCGCAACACCTGCCGGTTCCTGCTGGGCAACCTGTCCGACTTCGCCCCCCGGTCCGACGGGGTGGACCGCTCCGACCTGTGGGAGATCGACCGGTACTGCCTGGACCGGCTGAACCGGCTGGTCGAGCGGTGCCGCCGGGCCTACGAGGAGTACGAGTTCCACGTCATCTTCCACCGGATCCACAACTTCTGCGCGGTGGACCTGTCGGCGTTCTACCTGGACATCCTCAAGGACCGGCTCTACACATTCCCCGCCCGGAGCCGGGGCCGGCGGGCGGCCCAGACCGTGCTGTACGAGGTGCTCCACAAGCTGTGCCGGCTCATGGCGCCGGTGCTCGCGTTCACGGCCGACGAGGTGTGGCAGCACCTACCGGCCGCGGGCGACAGCGTGCACCTGGAGCTGTTCCCCGAGGTGGAGGCCGACGCCGTGGACGACGAGCTGGCCGACCGGTGGGACCGGCTGCGCAGGCTCCGGACCCTGGTGACCCGGGCGGCCGAGACCGCCCGGGTGCGCAAGCTCATCGGCCACTCCCTGGACGCCAAGGTGGTGCTCCACGTGGACAACCGGTGGGAGGCGTTCCTCGGCCCCTACGCGTCGGAGCTGCCGTTCCTGTTCATCGTGAGCCAGGTGGACCTGGTGCCCGGTGAGGGAGGCGCGTTCACCGACCCGGACCTGCCCGGCGTGGGCGCGACCGTGGAGCGGGCCGAGGGCGAGAAGTGCCAGCGGTGCTGGAACTACTCCCCCACCGTCGGTCAGGACCCCGAGCACCCCGCGGCCTGCGCCCGGTGCGTGAAACACCTGGCCGAGGCAGCCGGGTGAGGGCCAAGCTCCTCTTCTTCGCTGCGCCGGCCGCCGCGGCCCTCGCCCTGGACCAGCTCACCAAGGCGTGGGTGCAGGCCTCGTTCCGGCTGTACGAGAGCCGCCCCGTGATCGAGGGGTGGTTCCATCTGACCTACGTGCGCAACCCCGGGGCCGCCTTCGGCCTGTTCGCGGACCACGGCGCGGGGTTCCGTACCCCGTTCTTCGTGATCGTGACCCTGGTGGCCCTGGCCGCCATCGGCGTGGCCGTGGCCCGCCTGGCCCCGGACCGGCGCTGGACGCTGGGGGCGCTGGGCCTGGTGGCCGGCGGGGCCCTGGGCAACCTGGTGGACCGGGTCCGGTGGGGCGAGGTGGTGGACTTCCTGGACGTGTTCTGGCGCTCGTACCACTGGCCCGCGTTCAACCTGGCCGACTCGGCCATCACCGTGGGCGTGGCCATGCTGCTCCTGGAGGAGTTCCGGGGCTCCCGAAAGCCTGAAAAATGAACCCAAGGCTTTCCAACGTTCCAGCTTTCTAGTATTTCGTGGTTCTCCCAGGGGGTGGGGCTGGGGGCCCCTCCTTCGCTGAACGGCCTCGCAGGGGCCGCCTCGGCGCGGTCCGCTGCGGCGCGTGAGAGCACGCGCCGCGGCCGCACCGCTCGCGCCGGGCGGCCCGGCCTGCTCGGCCGTCGCGCTTCGTCGGAGCCCCCAGCCCCACCCACGCAGTCCGCATACGTTTTTGCAAAACGGAACACTAGCCTTCGAGCCTTCTAACGGACCCATGCATCCGATTCTGTTTCAGTTCGGCAGACTCACCGTCTATACCTACGGCCTGTTCGTGGCCCTGGGGTTCTTCGTGGCCATCTGGGTCGCGGGCCGCGAGGCCGGCCGGCTCGGCATGGAGCCCCGCAAGGTCCAGGACCTGGGCCTGGTGGTGCTGATCTCGGCCCTGGTGGGCGCACGGCTGTTCTACGTGCTGGTCGAGTGGGAGTACTTCGTGGACCACCCCCTCCAGGTGTTCGAGATCTGGAAGGGGGGCCTGGTGTTCTACGGCGGGTTCGTGACGGCGGCCCTGGCCAGCCTGGCCTACGTGCGCCACGCGGGCCTGCCGGTGTGGCCCACGGCCGACGCGGTGGCGCCGGGGCTGGCCCTGGGCCAGGCCCTGGGCCGGATCGGGTGCTTCTTCGCAGGGTGCTGCTACGGCGCCGAGTGCCGGCTGCCGTGGGCGGTGACGTTCACCGATCCCCGGGGGCTGGCCCCTTTGAACCTGCCGCTGCACCCCACCCAGATCTACAGCGCCGTGGGGAACTTCGTGATCTTCCTGGTGCTGTACTTCGGGTTTCGGAAGCGCTGGGGCGGCACCGGACGGGTGTTCGGGCTGTACCTGGTGCTGTACCCGGCGTTCCGGTTCATGGTCGAGTTCTTCCGGAACGACCCCCGGGGCTCCCTGGGCCCCCTGAGCACCAGCCAGGCCCTGGGCATCCCCCTGTTCCTGTTCGGCCTGTGGCTCCTGTGGGTCCGGCGGGGGGAGGGGCAATAGCATGCGCGGGAGGCATCGATGCGAGCAACCGCTCTCTTCCTCGTCGCGGCATCCCTCCTCCTGGGAGGGTGCGCGCAGACCCTGCTCACCGTGGACCGCGTGGAGTCCCCCTACCGGGACCTGTCGAGCCTGGAAAAGGGCGACATCGTGCACCTGGCCACGGGCCGCAAGCTCTCCCAGGAGGAGCTGCTGGAGTACCTGAGCTCGTACCGGGTGGTGTACGTGGGCGAGACCCACGACAACGTCTACGACCACCAGGTGGAGCTCACCATCCTCAAGGGCCTGGCCGAACGGTTCCCCGGCCAGGTGGTGCTGGGGCTCGAGATGCTGCGGCGGCCGTACCAGGAGAAGGTGGACGCGTACCTCGCCGGCGAGCTCAGCGAGCGGGAGTTCGTGCGCACGGCCTGGTCCCCCTCGTGGGGCCCCAACTCCTGGCGCTACTACCGGGACATCCTGCGGTTCGTCCGGGACGAGGGGATCCCCGTGCTGGCCCTCAACGCCGGGCGTGACCTCACCCGGGCGGCCTCCCGGGCCCCGAATCTGGACGAGCTGGACGAGGATCTGCGCAACCGCCTTCCGAAGGACATGGACCTGGCCGACCCGTACCACCGGGCCTTCATCCGGGCCATCTTCGGCGGGCACTCCGAGGGCACCAACCAGAGCGAGGCCTTCTACCGGGTGCAGGTGATCTGGGACGAGACCATGGCCGAGACCGCGGCCCGGTTCCTCCGAAGCCCCGAGGGCCGGGGCAAACGCCTGGTGGTGTTCGCGGGTGGCAACCACGTGCGCTACGGGTTCGGCATGCCCCGTCGGCTGTTCCGGAGGGTGCCCGAGGCCTACGCGATCGTGGACCCCCTGACCATCGAGATCCCGGAGGAGAAGCAGGAAAAGGTCCTCATGGACGTGACCCCCCCCGACCTCCCCCTGCGCCCGGCCGACGTGTACTGGGCCGTGGGGTACGACGACCTGGAGGACGAGCGCGTGATGCTGGGGGTCCGGATCGAGAAGGCCGAGGGCGGCGGCGCCCGGGTGCTGGGGGTCATGCCCGACAGCCCGGCGGCGAAGGCCGGCATCCAGGAGGACGACGTGATCGTGTCGGTGGACGGCGAGCCGGTGGAGGAGCTGTTCGACCTCACCTTTCAGGTCGGCCAGCACAAGCCCGGCGACCGAGGGCCGGTGGTCGTGGTCCGGAACGGGGAGCGTCGGGAACTCCAGGTGGAGTACGACGTGGTGAAGCACGGGGGGGAACGCTAGCCCGCATTATTCATGAAGCCTTCTGCTGCAACCGCCGATTGCACGCCATCTCGGGGCGTGCTCGCGCCTCGGGGCTCGACGTACCGTCCAGTACGCCTGCGCCCCTCGTTGCTGCGCTTGCCCCGACCTGACGCACACTCGACGGTTTCGCGACGAACGCTCATGAATAATGCGGGCTAGGGCCGAAGGCCCAAAGCTACCGGAAGATCCATGCCCCATGCCGCCCCCCCAACCCCGCCGAACGCCCCCCCTAGGTACCGCCATCTGACCGGGTGGCGGGCCTGGGCCACCGTGGGGTGCGGCCTGGGGCTGGGGGCCCTGGCCGGCCGGACCGGGCTCCAGGCGGCACGGCTCGAGCCCGGCTGGGTGTTCTGGGCCCTCTCCACGCTCGTGCTCGCCGGGGCGTCCCTCGTGGTCACCACCCTGCCGTGGCGCCTCACCTCCCGGTTCGACGACCGGGGGATATGGATCGGCTGGGCCCTGGGCCGGCTGCGGGTGCCGTGGCCGGCCGTGCGGCGGGTGGTGATCGGCTCCCTGGGCTCGGGCGGTCAGCGCGATCCCTTCACCGTGACCCTGCTCCTTCGGGACGGCCGCGAGGTCCTCTACCTTCCCCTGGGCCGCCGCCGGCCCGAGGACGTGCCGGCCGCCGCGGCCCTCCTGGACGAGGCCGAGCGCCGGGGGCTGCGCATCGAAAACACCCTGGCCACCCCGGAGGAGATCGTGGAGCGCGAACGCCGCTGGCGCGAGGCCCGGCTCAAGGGGTGGCGGTAGGCTCCACCGCCAATCCCTCCTTTTTCGCTGCAGCCGACAGCACCCGGTCGAACGTGAGAATCCTCGCCTCGGGAAGGGTTGCCTGAAGGGTCTTGGTCGTGGCCAGGTGCCAAAGATCTGCACCCTTCAGCACGTGGCGCTCGGACAACTCCCCCAGAACCTTCCACGACGGCTGCAGATTGAGCTCACGCCACGGCCCGGCCTGGAAGGCCTCTACCGCGGCCCGATGGGCATCCGGGGACAAGGCCCCCTCGTGGCGCATCCGACGCAAGACGGCAAAGGTCTCCGCGGCGGCGAGGGTGGAGACGACGGAGTGCCCGCCCGCGCATACGAGAGGGCCTGCTCCGTGTGCACATCACGCACCAATACCGCCAACAGCGCAGAGGCGTCCCAGTAAAGAACCTTCAACCTTCCCGGTCCTCCCTGAGGTACTCTTGCGCACTCTTGCCGCCCGCCTGGACAGGGTGTGGCACTTTTGCCAACTTCTTGGGCGGCCCGATGATTCCCTCGGCTTGAAGCCGTTCGATCCGGTCGTCGACCGACAGGTCGGTGTCCCGGAAGGGAACGATCTTCCCAACCGGCCGACCCCGCTCGGTGACGATCACCTCGTCGCCCCCTTTGACCAACCGTAGGTATCGGCTGAGATGCGCCTTCGCTTCCCGTATTCCGACCCGTACCGGCATGATGTTCCCTCTTTCGGTGAACCAGAGCTAATACCGGGTCGCCATCCACCGGATACGTATCCGGGGGCGGGCAAGGGACCTGCCTCCGGCCGGGCGCGAAGCCAGGCATTGAGATTCGCCGCGCAGGCACGGAGCAGGGGAGCTGGCTTCATGGCAACCCGTTGAAATCCGCACCATTTCGCAGTCCAGACGCCGGAGGCTCTGCCCGGCGAGCCAAAGGGCCGCGCCCCGCTCTCCGGCAGGTCCCTTGCCCCTCTGAGCAGGGGGCCGATAGCTTTGAATGCAACTCGGCATAAGATGTAGTCACCGTAGTCTCTTTCCTCGCAGGCGTCAAACCCGGTGCGTCGAGCAGCAGCAACCGAGCCGGCCCGCGTGAAGCGGTGACCTTGTGGGAGACCCCGACGGAGGTGTTGCAATGGAAACCCACGCCCGCCTGCGCATCCTGGTGAGCGCGTGCCTGCTGGGGGATCCGGTGCGCTACGACGGGGGCCACAAGCTCGACCCGGCCGTGGCCGGGCTGGCGCCCTGGGCTGAGCTCGTGGCGGTGTGCCCCGAGGCGGAGGCAGGGCTCGGGGTGCCCCGGGAAGCCATGGACCTGGTGGGCGACCCCGCCGGACCCCGAGCCGTGACCGTGGAGACCGGCCGGGACCGAACGAAGGAGCTGGCTGCGGTGTTCCGCCGCCGGGCGGCCGATCTGGCCGCCTTGGAACCGGACGCCGCGATCCTGAAGGCCCGGTCCCCGTCCTGCGCGGTGGAGTCGGCCCGGGTGTACCCGCAGCGTCCCCGGCAGGGCGACCCGGTGCCGGGCCGAGGGCTGTTTGCGGCCGAGCTGGCCCGACGGGCACCCCTCCTACCCCTGGCCGAGGAGACCGATCTCCACCGCCCGGAGCCCCGGGCACACCTGTTCCGCCGGGTGTTCACGCTCCGGCGCTGGAGGGCGGCTCGGGCGACCGCGCCGGATCCGAGGGCCCTGCGGAAGTTCCACGAGCGGGAGCGGCTCGGGCTCCTCAGCCACGATCCGGACCGCTGCCGCGGCCTGGAGCGGCTCGCGGTCTCGGCCGCCGACCGTTCCGTGGACGAGGCCTGGGCACGGTACGAGGCGCTCCTTCTGGAGACACTCGCCCGCCGTCCCACCCGTCGGGCCCATGCCGTCGCGCTCCGGCACGGGGCCTCTGTGGTGGCCGAGGATCTCGACGCCGGGGACCGGGGGCGGCTGGCGGCCGCGATCCGGGCATACGAGGAGGGCGGGGGATCGCTCGCGGCCGTCGCGTCCCTCCTACGGGAGCTCGCCCGCAGGAAGGGGAGGAAGGATCTGGCAGACTCCCCGTACCTGGCCCCTCACCCCCTGGAGCTCGGGGAGTGAGCTCGGCAGGGGGACCTGCTTGCGTCCGCACGCGGCTCTCCAGCCGCCCCCATGTCCCCGAGATTTGGCGCGGTGCGAGAACCGCCTGGCCTCCTAGCATCCCAGCGTCCTAGCGGAAATCAGCCCGGGCTCCGGGAGGGGGTCGGGGCTTCGAGCGCCCGCTGCACGGCCCGGAGCAGATCGACGGAGCGGTAGGGCTTTTGGAGCACCTCGCACCCCCCGGTGCCGCACAGGTCGCCGGGGATCCCGGCGTCCAGGTAGCCGGTGGCCACGATCACCCGCACGCCCGGATCCAGCCGGAGCAACTCCTCCAGACACCGCTCTCCCCCCATCCCCGGCATGTTCAGGTCCAGAACCACCAGGTCGATCCGGTCCCCCTGTTCCCGGTACACCTCCAGCGCGGTCTCGCCGTCCGGCACGGCGATCACCCCGTACCCCGCCCGCTCCAGCACATCCCGGCAGACCTCCCTCACCGACTCGTCGTCGTCCACCACGAGCACGGTGCCCGCACCCGCCGGAGCGGGGCCACGGGTCCCGGCTCCGGGGCCGGCCTCCGTGGGGGCGGCGTCGGCGTCGGCAGCCGGAAAGAACACGTGGAAGCTGGCCCCCTTGCCGGGAACGCTCTCGCAGGTGACCGCTCCGCCGTGCCCCTTCACGATCCCGTACACCGACGAGAGCCCGAGGCCGGTGCCCTGTCCCACCTCCTTGGTGGTGAAGAACGGCTCGAACACGTGCTCCAGCACGTCGGCCGGCATGCCGTGGCCGGTGTCGGAGAGCGAGACGCGCACGTACCGGCCGGGGGGCAGTTCGGGCGGGGCGTCCGGGTCGGGCTGGGCCCCCAGCCGCACGTTCCGCGTCCGCACGGTCAGGGTGCCGCCGTCGGGCATGGCGTCCTTGGCGTTGAGGGCCAGGTTCATGAGCACCTGCTCCACCTGGACCGGGTCGGCCCGCACCTTCCACAGCGGCTCCTCCAGGTCCAGCTCCACCCGGATCATCCGGGGCAGGGTACGACCCAGCAGATCGAACACGGAACGGATCGAGCGGTTCAGGTCCAGGGGTTCCCGCTCCCCGCTCTCTTCCGGGGCCCTTCGGCTGAACGCCAGAAGCTGCTCCGTGAGGGAACGGCCCCGCAGGGCGGCCTTCCGGATCCCCTCGAGCCCCCGCACCAGGGCGGAATCGTCCGGACGGGCATCGAGCAGCAGCTCGGCGTAGCCCAGCACCGCCTGGAGCAGGTTGTTGAAGTCGTGGGCCACCCCGCCGGCCAGGGTGCCCACCGCCTCCATCTTCTGGGCGTGGAGCACCTGGGCCTCCATGATCCGCTGCTGGGTCACGTCCAGCACGAACCCCTGGATCGTCTCGATGCGGCCGTCGGGCCCCCGGCCGGCCCGGGCGCTCACCAACAGATCCAGCCCCTTGCCGTCGCGCCGACGGGCCTTCATCTCGAAGTTGCGCACCACGTCGTGCCGCTCCAGCAGAGCCAGGAACTCGTCCCGCTGTTCGGGCAACGCGCACACGTCGGTGCGGATGTCCCGGACCGACCGAAGCAGGTCCTCGGGCGAGTCGTACCCGTAGAGTTCGGCCAGGGCCGGGTTCACCGCCAGGTACCGCCCGTCGGGGGTGCTGACGAACATCCCCTCCACCGCGTTCTCGAACAGGGCCCGGTATCGTTCCTCGGCCCGGACCCGTTCCTCCACCTCGTGCTCGAGCCGCCGGTTCACCTCTGCGAGGGCCGCCTCCCGCTCCCGGATCCGGCGCGCCATGCGGCGGAACCGTTCGATCACGCTGCGGAACTCCCACGGCATCCGGTCGCCGGGGTCGAACTCGTAGTCCCCCTCGGCCAGGCGATCCAGGGCCTGGCCCAACGCCTCCAGCGGCCGCCGGATGTGACGCCCCACCAGCAGGAACGCCCCCCCGGCGATGGACAACGCCACCACCAGCATCACGAGCACGTTGGACCACAGGATCCGGCGACCGGCCGACACCATGAACCGGGGGCTCACGCCCACCTCCACGGTGCCCACCTCGGTCCCCTGGTGGCGGACCGTTCTGCGCCGCACCACCAGATCCGGCCCCTGTGGTGAGCCGCCCCAGTCCTCCAGCAGGGTTCCGTCGGTGTCCCACACCCGCACACGCGCCGCCGCCCCGCTCTCCACGT
This is a stretch of genomic DNA from Deferrisoma camini S3R1. It encodes these proteins:
- a CDS encoding ChaN family lipoprotein; protein product: MRATALFLVAASLLLGGCAQTLLTVDRVESPYRDLSSLEKGDIVHLATGRKLSQEELLEYLSSYRVVYVGETHDNVYDHQVELTILKGLAERFPGQVVLGLEMLRRPYQEKVDAYLAGELSEREFVRTAWSPSWGPNSWRYYRDILRFVRDEGIPVLALNAGRDLTRAASRAPNLDELDEDLRNRLPKDMDLADPYHRAFIRAIFGGHSEGTNQSEAFYRVQVIWDETMAETAARFLRSPEGRGKRLVVFAGGNHVRYGFGMPRRLFRRVPEAYAIVDPLTIEIPEEKQEKVLMDVTPPDLPLRPADVYWAVGYDDLEDERVMLGVRIEKAEGGGARVLGVMPDSPAAKAGIQEDDVIVSVDGEPVEELFDLTFQVGQHKPGDRGPVVVVRNGERRELQVEYDVVKHGGER
- a CDS encoding DUF523 and DUF1722 domain-containing protein produces the protein METHARLRILVSACLLGDPVRYDGGHKLDPAVAGLAPWAELVAVCPEAEAGLGVPREAMDLVGDPAGPRAVTVETGRDRTKELAAVFRRRAADLAALEPDAAILKARSPSCAVESARVYPQRPRQGDPVPGRGLFAAELARRAPLLPLAEETDLHRPEPRAHLFRRVFTLRRWRAARATAPDPRALRKFHERERLGLLSHDPDRCRGLERLAVSAADRSVDEAWARYEALLLETLARRPTRRAHAVALRHGASVVAEDLDAGDRGRLAAAIRAYEEGGGSLAAVASLLRELARRKGRKDLADSPYLAPHPLELGE
- a CDS encoding type II toxin-antitoxin system Phd/YefM family antitoxin, whose protein sequence is MPVRVGIREAKAHLSRYLRLVKGGDEVIVTERGRPVGKIVPFRDTDLSVDDRIERLQAEGIIGPPKKLAKVPHPVQAGGKSAQEYLREDREG
- a CDS encoding PIN domain-containing protein — encoded protein: MSPDAHRAAVEAFQAGPWRELNLQPSWKVLGELSERHVLKGADLWHLATTKTLQATLPEARILTFDRVLSAAAKKEGLAVEPTATP
- the lspA gene encoding signal peptidase II, which translates into the protein MRAKLLFFAAPAAAALALDQLTKAWVQASFRLYESRPVIEGWFHLTYVRNPGAAFGLFADHGAGFRTPFFVIVTLVALAAIGVAVARLAPDRRWTLGALGLVAGGALGNLVDRVRWGEVVDFLDVFWRSYHWPAFNLADSAITVGVAMLLLEEFRGSRKPEK
- the lgt gene encoding prolipoprotein diacylglyceryl transferase, with translation MHPILFQFGRLTVYTYGLFVALGFFVAIWVAGREAGRLGMEPRKVQDLGLVVLISALVGARLFYVLVEWEYFVDHPLQVFEIWKGGLVFYGGFVTAALASLAYVRHAGLPVWPTADAVAPGLALGQALGRIGCFFAGCCYGAECRLPWAVTFTDPRGLAPLNLPLHPTQIYSAVGNFVIFLVLYFGFRKRWGGTGRVFGLYLVLYPAFRFMVEFFRNDPRGSLGPLSTSQALGIPLFLFGLWLLWVRRGEGQ
- the rpe gene encoding ribulose-phosphate 3-epimerase gives rise to the protein MPIIAPSILSADFGRLADEVRAVDRAGADWIHVDVMDGRFVPNLTIGPPVVRAVRAATDKPLDVHLMIVEPERYVPAFAEAGADVLTVHAEACPHLHRNLQQIRDLGRKAGVSLNPSTPVCAVEHVLDLVDLVLVMSVNPGFGGQSFLDLAVPKIERLRRMADERGLSFHIEVDGGITHRTIGPCARAGADAFVAGSYVFGAEDYAGAIERLRRGAS
- the ileS gene encoding isoleucine--tRNA ligase; this encodes MDYKETLNLPKTAFPMRANLAKREPEILTRWEEQGLYRRILDNSSGRPLFVLHDGPPYANGHIHMGHAVNKILKDIVVKSRSMFGFHSPYVPGWDCHGLPIEHQVDKELGSEKETLSKADVRRRCRAYADRFVGIQREEFQRLGVFGLWDEPYLTMNYAYEAQIAREFGRFVEAGAVYVGQKPVYWCASCRTALAEAEVEYAEKRSPSIYVKFPFGGDPAEIDPALAGKRVSVVIWTTTPWTIPANLAVALNPEFEYAAYEAPAGSGEVWILARRLAPVVLEAAGVDEGRELVRVDPVALEGKAFRHPLYDRDSVVVLGDHVTLEAGTGCVHTAPGHGQEDYEVALRYGLEPYAPVDDRGRFTAEVGDRFAGRHVFQANAEVNAALRDAGALLREEEIEHSYPHCWRCKQPIIFRATRQWFISMDKTGLRQKALSEIDRVQWVPRWGRERIYNMVRDRPDWCISRQRAWGVPITAARCADCGATYLDPRLSYRAAEVFESEGADAWFERPLEDFLPDGAACPSCGSTRLEKEQDILDVWFDSGVSFAAVCEKRPELDSPADLYLEGSDQHRGWFHSSLLAAVGTRGHAPYRAVLTHGFVVDGQGRKMSKSQGNVVSPDEVIRRYGAEILRLWVAAEDYRDDIRISEEILKRLVEAYRRIRNTCRFLLGNLSDFAPRSDGVDRSDLWEIDRYCLDRLNRLVERCRRAYEEYEFHVIFHRIHNFCAVDLSAFYLDILKDRLYTFPARSRGRRAAQTVLYEVLHKLCRLMAPVLAFTADEVWQHLPAAGDSVHLELFPEVEADAVDDELADRWDRLRRLRTLVTRAAETARVRKLIGHSLDAKVVLHVDNRWEAFLGPYASELPFLFIVSQVDLVPGEGGAFTDPDLPGVGATVERAEGEKCQRCWNYSPTVGQDPEHPAACARCVKHLAEAAG
- a CDS encoding PASTA domain-containing protein codes for the protein MKRALVAALYGAMFLASAGLGAYLAVAWLVENTPEVEVPDLRGLALGEALDRLQGTGLDLEVRDFDYSDTVPENHVILQRPRPGARVKAGRGVGVILSRGPERHPVPDLRGLALEDARIRLEELGLKAAVEVRIRRGPEGTVVAQGIEPGRTLPRGAQVPLVVSRGPRPVRWRMPRLAGLPLAEALDRIDRMGLRVGRIEEVELLDPTQAGRIVAQDPLPGFPAEAGAAVALTVAGTAPAVGFSRALYLFHAVPPGFGKARVQLIWRSGGRTWTVWDDWVPRGRVVRVAVPAGLADRAELRVDGRVVQTASAADLGP